The Acidimicrobiia bacterium genome includes a window with the following:
- a CDS encoding DEAD/DEAH box helicase family protein: MSESQFSFLRAEFPSAFEAAEKAERYALSDPGAAAIHARRALESGVKWVYAHDGQLPQPYEAALNAYVNEPAFKALADGHVFRVAKKIQRAGNRAVHESKPPTSLEAVEVVSALFQFCFWLAFTYGRAQKPDHGLRFDPNLLKPEEVGHSASLKERQELEERLEAEAADAEEARLRLAEAGRTIEDLEAERAALIAQIAAAKKAAAAIPAEEFDWSEAETRRFKIDALLTEAGWGLTDARDREFEVHGMPSASGIGYVDYVLWGDDGLPLALIEAKKTLVSPQTGQQQAKLYADCLEATTGQRPVIFYSNGYDHWLWDDTYYPPRPVQGFYTKDELALLVQRRKSRIPLAEVEIDGKIVERYYHRRAVRAVAEHFENDRQRKALIVMATGAGKTRNVIALADLLMRANWVKRVLFLADRTALVNQTVNVFKTQLPHSSAVNLVTEGDQDGRIYVSTYQTMIGKIDEYKPDGTRRFGVGHFDLVIIDEAHRSVYRKYKGIFDYFDSLLVGLTATPKDEVSKNTYDLFDLETGVPTDVYSLEQAIDDGFLVPPQAVSVPLKFVRSGIKYDDLSEDEKDEWDELDWGEDEDGNVLDPPGEVGAAQLNKWLFNKDTVDKVLKHLMTFGLKVAGGDRLGKTIIFAKNQKHAEFIYERFITHFPALDNGNFARVVTHSTKYAQSLIDDFSIKEKSPHIAISVDMLDTGIDVPECVNLVFFKQVRSKTKFWQMIGRGTRLCPDLFGPGQHKTAFSIFDFCQNLEYFSHPLGSAETAVGLPLSVQIFKTRLELIQALDALGVHDDERSVLAKVLRDKIASMNPDNFLVRPHLELVERFRESDAWETMSVEDLASLADSLADLPDQLDPEHEDAKRFDVLVLNAQLRLLRGDPFERQRGMVMRIAGLLEDQQAIPVIAEHLELILAVQEDEWWVDATYPMLEEVRKRLRLLVPLIEKARKNVVYSDFDDAIGEGDEVAIFGAGGGAGGSGFAQFEKKVQHYLKEHLDTPAVVKVRNGEPIAAGDLAQLQRTLLEAGLGDEELFATAAERVGSFGLFIRSLVGLDRAAAKRAFADFLDEAQYTRNQIEFVNLIINYLTEHGFVEKRRIYESPFTAYAPEGPDVLFGADDLDRLFETIDEFLKVAA; this comes from the coding sequence GTGAGCGAGTCGCAGTTCTCGTTTCTTCGGGCTGAGTTCCCTTCTGCCTTTGAGGCAGCCGAGAAGGCGGAGCGATATGCGCTGTCTGATCCGGGGGCGGCGGCGATCCATGCGCGGCGGGCGTTGGAGTCGGGCGTCAAGTGGGTGTACGCGCATGATGGGCAGCTGCCGCAGCCGTACGAGGCTGCCCTGAACGCGTACGTGAACGAGCCAGCATTCAAGGCGCTCGCCGATGGTCATGTGTTCCGTGTGGCGAAGAAGATTCAGCGCGCCGGGAATCGGGCGGTCCATGAGTCAAAGCCGCCGACGAGTCTTGAAGCGGTCGAGGTGGTGTCGGCGCTTTTCCAGTTCTGTTTCTGGTTGGCGTTCACCTACGGCCGTGCTCAGAAGCCGGACCACGGTCTTCGGTTCGACCCCAATCTCCTGAAGCCTGAGGAGGTCGGCCACTCCGCATCGTTGAAGGAGCGTCAGGAGCTCGAAGAACGGCTGGAGGCCGAGGCAGCCGACGCTGAGGAGGCAAGGCTGCGTCTGGCTGAGGCAGGTCGCACCATTGAGGATCTCGAAGCTGAGCGAGCGGCACTGATCGCCCAGATTGCTGCTGCAAAGAAGGCCGCGGCTGCGATTCCTGCGGAGGAGTTCGATTGGTCGGAGGCGGAGACCCGGCGCTTCAAGATCGATGCCCTGTTAACAGAGGCCGGATGGGGCCTCACCGATGCGCGGGACCGCGAGTTCGAGGTGCACGGCATGCCGTCGGCTTCGGGCATCGGCTACGTCGACTACGTCCTGTGGGGTGATGACGGTTTGCCGCTTGCGCTGATCGAGGCGAAGAAAACCTTGGTGAGCCCGCAAACTGGCCAGCAACAGGCCAAGCTCTATGCCGACTGTCTTGAGGCGACCACGGGCCAGCGCCCGGTGATCTTCTACTCCAACGGATATGACCACTGGCTGTGGGACGACACCTACTACCCACCACGGCCGGTCCAGGGCTTCTACACCAAGGACGAGTTGGCCCTGCTGGTGCAACGCCGCAAATCTCGAATCCCGCTCGCGGAGGTGGAGATCGACGGCAAGATCGTGGAGCGGTACTACCACCGCCGTGCTGTTCGGGCAGTGGCAGAGCACTTCGAAAATGATCGGCAGCGCAAGGCACTGATCGTCATGGCCACTGGTGCCGGCAAGACACGCAATGTGATTGCGTTGGCCGACCTACTGATGCGTGCCAACTGGGTGAAGCGTGTGCTGTTTCTCGCCGACCGCACAGCCCTGGTCAACCAGACCGTCAACGTCTTCAAGACCCAGTTGCCCCACTCGTCCGCTGTCAATCTGGTCACCGAGGGGGACCAGGACGGGCGGATCTACGTCTCGACGTATCAGACGATGATCGGGAAGATCGACGAGTACAAGCCCGACGGCACCCGCCGTTTCGGGGTCGGCCACTTCGATCTGGTGATCATCGACGAGGCCCACCGGTCGGTGTACCGCAAGTACAAGGGTATTTTCGATTACTTCGATTCTCTGCTCGTCGGCCTCACCGCCACCCCGAAGGACGAGGTCAGCAAGAACACTTACGACCTGTTCGACCTCGAGACAGGCGTCCCCACCGATGTGTACTCACTGGAACAGGCGATCGATGATGGATTCCTGGTTCCGCCTCAGGCGGTGTCGGTACCGCTGAAGTTCGTGCGGTCGGGAATCAAGTACGACGATCTCTCCGAGGACGAGAAGGACGAGTGGGACGAGTTGGACTGGGGCGAAGACGAGGACGGTAACGTGCTTGACCCCCCCGGCGAAGTGGGGGCCGCCCAACTCAACAAGTGGCTGTTCAACAAGGACACCGTCGACAAGGTGCTCAAACACCTGATGACCTTCGGTCTCAAGGTTGCCGGGGGCGATCGGCTTGGCAAGACCATCATCTTTGCAAAGAACCAGAAACACGCGGAGTTCATCTACGAGCGGTTCATCACCCACTTCCCGGCACTCGACAACGGCAACTTCGCCCGGGTTGTGACGCACAGCACCAAGTACGCGCAGAGCCTGATCGACGACTTCTCGATCAAGGAGAAGTCACCACATATCGCGATCTCGGTGGACATGCTCGACACCGGGATCGACGTACCTGAGTGCGTGAACCTCGTGTTCTTCAAACAGGTCAGATCAAAGACGAAGTTCTGGCAGATGATCGGTCGCGGAACGCGGTTGTGCCCCGATCTGTTCGGCCCGGGCCAGCACAAGACCGCCTTCAGCATTTTCGACTTTTGCCAGAACCTCGAGTACTTCAGCCATCCACTGGGGTCCGCGGAGACCGCTGTCGGGTTGCCTCTCAGTGTGCAGATCTTCAAGACCCGACTCGAGCTGATCCAGGCGCTGGACGCGCTTGGAGTCCACGACGACGAGCGATCTGTGTTGGCGAAGGTGCTCCGCGACAAGATCGCGTCGATGAACCCGGACAACTTTCTGGTGCGACCACACCTCGAACTCGTCGAACGGTTCCGCGAATCCGACGCATGGGAGACCATGTCGGTGGAGGATCTTGCCTCGCTGGCGGACTCGCTCGCCGATCTTCCCGACCAGCTCGACCCCGAGCACGAAGACGCCAAGCGGTTCGACGTCTTGGTCCTCAACGCGCAGCTCAGGCTCCTTCGAGGCGATCCATTCGAGCGCCAGAGGGGCATGGTCATGCGCATCGCAGGGCTGCTCGAAGACCAGCAGGCGATCCCGGTGATCGCCGAGCACTTGGAGTTGATCCTTGCGGTGCAGGAGGACGAGTGGTGGGTAGATGCCACCTACCCGATGCTCGAAGAAGTCAGGAAGCGGCTTCGACTTCTGGTCCCGCTGATCGAGAAGGCACGCAAGAACGTCGTGTACTCCGACTTCGACGACGCGATCGGTGAGGGCGACGAGGTTGCCATATTCGGAGCTGGAGGCGGTGCCGGTGGCAGCGGATTCGCCCAATTCGAGAAGAAGGTGCAGCACTATCTGAAGGAACACCTCGACACCCCAGCCGTAGTGAAGGTCCGCAACGGCGAGCCGATTGCCGCCGGAGACCTGGCACAACTCCAGCGGACCCTTCTCGAGGCGGGCCTGGGCGATGAGGAGCTGTTCGCCACGGCGGCTGAGCGAGTCGGAAGCTTCGGACTGTTCATCCGGTCACTGGTCGGGCTCGATCGCGCGGCCGCGAAGCGTGCGTTCGCGGACTTCCTCGATGAGGCCCAGTACACAAGAAACCAGATCGAGTTCGTCAACCTGATCATCAACTACCTCACTGAACACGGCTTCGTCGAGAAGCGCCGCATCTACGAGTCCCCCTTCACGGCCTACGCCCCAGAGGGCCCCGACGTTCTGTTCGGCGCCGACGACCTGGACCGACTCTTCGAGACAATCGACGAGTTCCTCAAGGTGGCCGCGTAG
- a CDS encoding HNH endonuclease signature motif containing protein, translating into MERHYLIEAVGFARKANQALSPGRCSEAEAREMLGRYAELEKLAAFGKTALAARLGDPGRLARASGTSIGKAREAMKTAQAAEATPELGAALRSGAVSLDQATEIARAESAAPGSAGPLLDKVRAGAPFHVLREDARRVCLEAQSSQGLAQRQHQGRFLRHGITEDGLIRFEAELEPHVGTPLVSRLQAEAKRLSRQEKASEPFERYLADALPAVAAGGPGRSHTEMVVLVSHGVAERGWQDVRDDEFCKIPGVGPIDPGVARTIAGDAFLTGLLYDGEDLRQVRRWGRHIPVEVQVALGLGNPPEFDGVKCIDCGNRFFIERDHIEPRASGGETALDNLTDRCEPCHHRKTARDREAGVLGSRPPPRRKHSGVMANGPP; encoded by the coding sequence ATGGAACGGCACTATCTCATCGAGGCGGTCGGGTTTGCCCGTAAGGCGAATCAGGCGTTGTCGCCTGGCCGCTGTTCGGAGGCTGAGGCTCGGGAGATGCTGGGGCGGTATGCCGAGTTGGAGAAGCTCGCCGCGTTCGGCAAGACGGCGTTGGCGGCCCGGCTCGGTGATCCTGGTCGGCTTGCCCGGGCGTCGGGAACGTCGATAGGCAAGGCCCGTGAGGCAATGAAGACGGCCCAGGCGGCGGAGGCGACGCCCGAGTTGGGGGCGGCGTTGCGTTCGGGGGCGGTATCGCTTGATCAAGCGACGGAGATCGCCCGGGCGGAGTCCGCCGCCCCGGGCTCGGCCGGACCGCTCCTGGACAAGGTGCGCGCCGGAGCCCCGTTCCATGTGCTCCGCGAAGACGCCCGACGGGTCTGCCTCGAGGCTCAGAGTTCCCAAGGCCTGGCACAGCGCCAGCACCAGGGCCGATTCCTCCGACACGGGATCACCGAAGACGGATTGATTCGTTTCGAGGCCGAGCTGGAGCCGCATGTGGGGACACCGCTGGTGAGCCGTCTCCAGGCCGAAGCCAAGCGGCTATCCCGCCAGGAGAAGGCCTCCGAGCCGTTCGAGCGATATCTAGCCGATGCCCTTCCCGCGGTTGCCGCTGGTGGCCCGGGCCGGAGCCACACCGAGATGGTGGTCCTGGTCTCCCATGGCGTCGCCGAGCGGGGCTGGCAGGACGTCCGCGACGACGAGTTCTGCAAGATCCCCGGCGTCGGACCGATCGATCCTGGCGTTGCCCGCACGATCGCCGGCGATGCTTTCCTCACCGGGCTCCTCTACGACGGCGAGGACCTCCGCCAGGTGCGTCGGTGGGGTCGGCACATCCCGGTCGAGGTTCAGGTCGCTCTCGGCCTCGGCAACCCGCCGGAGTTCGACGGGGTGAAGTGCATCGACTGTGGCAACCGGTTCTTCATCGAACGCGACCACATCGAACCCCGCGCCAGTGGAGGGGAAACCGCCCTCGACAATCTCACCGACCGGTGCGAACCGTGCCACCACCGGAAGACGGCACGCGATCGCGAAGCGGGAGTACTCGGGTCGCGGCCACCCCCGCGACGCAAACACTCGGGAGTCATGGCCAACGGCCCACCCTGA
- a CDS encoding ATP-binding protein has protein sequence MDPLENPYRPGAGTSPPALVGRDELINSFGITIRRALRGLPDKSLMPTGLRGVGKTVLLNRFEEIARDEGYKTGFLEAPETGSFPTLLAVKVRAILASLSSGPVSRAVNKALGVLGSFTLTLPDGHSIRIDVDPIRGTGDSGVLSEDLTELLVATGEAGADRGLGVFIAVDEVQYLDSEELAALIVGIHRTTQLNLPVVLVGAGLPQLPGLAGEAKSYSERLFEFPLIGALPDAEARAALAVPAEAAGVVIEEDALTAMVRRAAGYPYFLQEWGKHAWNSASVERIKFEDVEAATRLVESALDSNFFRVRLDRLTPKEREYVRAMAELGPGPQRSGDIAQALGVRVESVAPRRSGLIKKGMIYSPAHGDTAFTVPLFDQFLKRAIPGP, from the coding sequence ATGGACCCGCTTGAAAACCCCTACCGCCCAGGCGCCGGGACCAGTCCGCCCGCCCTGGTTGGCCGAGACGAACTGATCAACAGCTTCGGGATAACCATTAGGCGTGCGCTGCGCGGGCTTCCGGACAAGAGCCTGATGCCAACCGGCCTCCGTGGAGTGGGCAAGACGGTGCTCCTGAATCGCTTTGAGGAGATCGCCCGCGACGAAGGCTACAAGACAGGCTTCCTCGAAGCTCCGGAAACCGGCAGCTTCCCAACGCTTCTGGCCGTGAAGGTGCGCGCGATCCTTGCTTCGTTGTCATCCGGTCCGGTCTCCCGGGCTGTCAATAAGGCTCTCGGGGTCCTTGGGAGCTTCACCTTGACACTCCCCGACGGTCATTCAATAAGGATCGATGTGGACCCGATTCGGGGAACGGGAGACTCGGGGGTCCTCTCGGAGGATCTGACCGAGCTGCTGGTCGCGACAGGGGAAGCTGGCGCTGACCGCGGACTCGGGGTATTCATCGCGGTGGACGAAGTGCAGTATCTCGACTCCGAGGAGTTAGCTGCCCTGATCGTGGGTATCCACCGGACTACCCAGTTGAACCTGCCAGTAGTACTTGTGGGAGCCGGACTCCCACAGCTGCCTGGACTCGCGGGTGAGGCAAAGTCCTACTCGGAGAGGCTGTTCGAGTTTCCGCTCATCGGCGCCCTACCGGACGCCGAGGCGCGGGCAGCTCTTGCGGTACCGGCAGAAGCGGCAGGGGTCGTGATTGAAGAAGATGCCTTGACCGCCATGGTTCGCCGGGCTGCGGGGTACCCCTACTTTCTTCAGGAGTGGGGCAAACACGCCTGGAACTCGGCGTCCGTTGAGAGGATCAAGTTCGAGGATGTTGAAGCTGCGACGCGACTGGTGGAATCGGCGCTGGACTCGAATTTCTTTCGGGTACGCCTCGACCGGCTAACGCCCAAAGAGCGGGAGTACGTTCGGGCAATGGCCGAACTCGGCCCCGGCCCCCAACGAAGCGGAGACATCGCTCAGGCTTTGGGAGTGCGGGTTGAGAGTGTGGCCCCGCGGCGCTCTGGGTTGATCAAGAAGGGGATGATCTACAGCCCTGCTCACGGTGACACCGCATTCACTGTGCCTCTATTCGATCAGTTTCTCAAGCGAGCAATCCCCGGCCCGTAA
- a CDS encoding restriction endonuclease subunit S: MTHLKVPLLDVADLAPDRVQPFQGTRPYVATGDLHDDGRLESASVTYDQRPSRANLQVRAGDVCLARMRGTTKVREFSASDELLILSTGFVILRARAGHLEPAYLRNYLLSCEFQTAKDRLCTGAIQPAITNGGLAELEIPLPPIEEQRRIAAVLDAADALRAKRRQAIAKLDTLTEAIFIDMFVKAGTSEWTVSTIDELAAPTKGSIRTGPFGSQLLHSEFTDAGVAVLGIDNAVQNRFAWGERRYISHEKYENLKRYTVFPGDVLVTIMATCGRVAVVPDGIPTAINTKHLCCITLDQGRCLPDYLWGCLSIHPDVRRQLGATRGAVMPGLNMGIIGRAEIPVPPLSLQGSFAGSKSSVDRRVAELRDSESRLDTLFASLQQRAFRGEL, from the coding sequence ATGACCCACCTGAAGGTGCCACTTCTGGATGTTGCTGATCTGGCGCCTGATCGGGTGCAGCCTTTTCAAGGTACCCGTCCGTACGTTGCCACCGGAGACCTTCACGATGACGGACGCCTGGAGTCCGCTTCAGTCACCTATGACCAGCGACCGAGTCGGGCAAACTTACAAGTCCGAGCTGGCGACGTCTGTCTGGCGCGGATGCGCGGCACAACGAAGGTCCGAGAGTTCAGTGCGAGCGACGAGTTGCTCATCCTCTCCACGGGATTCGTCATCTTGCGAGCGCGGGCGGGTCACTTGGAGCCCGCGTACTTGCGCAACTACCTGTTGAGTTGCGAGTTTCAAACTGCGAAGGACCGTCTATGCACCGGGGCCATACAGCCTGCAATAACCAACGGGGGCCTGGCCGAGCTTGAGATCCCGCTGCCGCCGATTGAGGAGCAGCGGCGGATTGCGGCGGTGTTGGACGCGGCAGATGCGCTCCGAGCCAAGCGCCGCCAAGCCATCGCCAAGCTCGACACCCTCACCGAGGCCATCTTCATCGACATGTTCGTCAAGGCCGGCACGAGTGAGTGGACTGTCTCCACCATCGACGAGCTGGCCGCTCCGACGAAGGGATCGATTCGGACCGGTCCATTCGGCAGCCAGCTTCTCCACTCGGAGTTCACGGACGCCGGCGTTGCCGTCCTTGGCATCGACAACGCCGTCCAGAACCGATTCGCGTGGGGAGAGCGACGCTACATCTCTCACGAGAAGTACGAGAATCTGAAGCGGTACACCGTGTTCCCGGGCGACGTACTCGTGACCATCATGGCGACGTGCGGGAGAGTTGCCGTTGTACCTGACGGCATACCGACTGCCATCAATACGAAGCACCTATGTTGCATAACCCTCGACCAGGGTCGGTGCCTTCCTGATTACCTTTGGGGTTGCTTGAGCATCCACCCCGACGTCCGCCGCCAGCTAGGAGCGACGCGGGGCGCTGTGATGCCGGGTCTCAACATGGGCATTATCGGCAGGGCTGAGATTCCGGTGCCTCCGCTTTCACTGCAAGGGTCCTTCGCCGGATCGAAGAGCTCGGTCGATCGGCGGGTGGCAGAGCTGCGTGATTCGGAGTCTCGGCTCGACACCCTGTTCGCCTCCCTCCAGCAGCGAGCTTTCCGAGGCGAGTTGTGA
- a CDS encoding aminotransferase class V-fold PLP-dependent enzyme, whose product MTTLRDLWALDPAVTFLNHGSFGACPRSVLDHQSELRRRMEHEPVRFVTSEYDELLAGAIEESAAFVGADPAGYAFLPNATHGVNTLLRNAVFEPGDEILVTDHGYEAASLAAEEIAAERGVTVRTAHLPVPVEGSREVVESILAAVTPSTRLAMIDHVTSATALILPVAEIVAALAERGVETIVDGAHAPGMLPLDIDAIGCAAYTGNWHKWVCAPKGSAFVWMNQAWQERARPLVVSHGAGHAKEGQTSFRARFDWSGTADPTAYLSVPFSISAVAGMLPGGWVEVMDRNRSVMHSMRARVNEVSGLVPTGPESMVGSMAAFTIGPPVRDPFAAARALHASFSEHGVVVGVSAVRASKRLQVRLSAHLHTDESMVEPFLAALAAMGTIRDS is encoded by the coding sequence CCTTCGGCGCCTGCCCTCGTTCCGTGCTGGACCACCAGAGCGAGTTGCGGCGGCGAATGGAACACGAGCCCGTGCGGTTCGTCACGAGCGAGTACGACGAGTTGCTGGCGGGGGCGATCGAGGAGTCGGCGGCCTTCGTCGGCGCGGACCCCGCCGGTTACGCCTTTCTTCCTAACGCCACCCACGGGGTCAACACCTTGCTCCGCAATGCCGTGTTCGAGCCGGGGGACGAGATTCTGGTGACCGATCACGGGTACGAGGCGGCCTCCCTCGCGGCCGAAGAGATCGCCGCCGAGCGCGGGGTCACCGTTCGCACCGCCCACCTGCCGGTCCCCGTCGAAGGCTCCCGGGAGGTCGTGGAATCGATCCTGGCGGCGGTGACGCCGTCGACCCGTTTGGCGATGATCGACCATGTGACCAGTGCTACCGCCCTGATCCTGCCGGTGGCCGAGATCGTGGCTGCCCTGGCGGAGCGCGGGGTGGAGACGATCGTGGACGGGGCCCATGCGCCGGGGATGCTCCCGCTCGACATCGATGCGATCGGGTGCGCGGCTTACACCGGGAACTGGCACAAATGGGTGTGCGCCCCCAAGGGCTCGGCGTTCGTCTGGATGAACCAGGCCTGGCAGGAGCGGGCGCGGCCCCTGGTGGTCAGCCACGGCGCCGGGCACGCCAAGGAGGGCCAGACATCGTTCCGGGCCCGATTCGACTGGAGCGGGACGGCGGACCCGACGGCCTACCTGTCGGTCCCCTTCTCCATCAGCGCGGTTGCCGGGATGCTTCCGGGCGGATGGGTCGAGGTCATGGACCGCAATCGCTCGGTCATGCACTCGATGCGCGCCCGGGTGAACGAGGTGAGCGGTCTCGTGCCGACAGGTCCCGAGTCGATGGTCGGGTCGATGGCGGCTTTCACGATCGGCCCGCCCGTGAGAGACCCCTTTGCGGCGGCACGGGCGCTTCACGCGAGCTTCTCCGAGCATGGCGTGGTGGTCGGCGTCTCGGCCGTCCGCGCCTCCAAGCGGTTGCAGGTGCGTCTCTCGGCCCACCTCCACACCGACGAGTCGATGGTCGAGCCGTTCCTGGCAGCGCTGGCTGCAATGGGCACCATCCGGGACTCGTAG
- a CDS encoding class I SAM-dependent DNA methyltransferase, whose amino-acid sequence MITGDLKQKIDAVWNDFWSGGISNPLEVMEQLTYLLFIKGLDERQTLAENKANRTGEPLDDVIFPEGKEFKPDGMAEGRPYSDLRWSRFKDLGNPQDLYQLVDKYVFPFLQARAANSSHARHMAGARLTIPTPALLQKAVDGLDAVPMADRDTKGDVYEYMLSKIASAGQNGQFRTPRHIIRLMVEMTAPTVTDSICDPACGTCGFLVAAREYIERTDPSALTDPEKSKHFHNGMFHGYDFDNTMLRIGSMNMQLHGVQNPKVEYRDSLAEDHAGDIEAYSLVLANPPFAGSLDYESTAKDLLQVVKTKKTELLFLALCLRLLKPGGRAAIIVPDGVLFGSTKAHKELRRILVEDQKLDGIVSLPSGVFKPYAGVSTAILLFTKTDSGGTDHVWFYDLQADGYSLDDKRTPLLPEGKLGAVPDVPLTKDEHARNNLPDALARWFDRDESERARARTDQSFCVPKTDIVANDYDLSINRYKEIVYDGIDYPAPVEILDDLAALEGDIKEGLDELRAMLG is encoded by the coding sequence GTGATCACGGGGGATCTGAAGCAGAAGATCGACGCCGTCTGGAACGACTTCTGGTCGGGGGGCATCTCCAACCCCCTCGAGGTGATGGAACAACTCACCTACCTACTCTTCATCAAAGGTCTCGACGAGCGGCAGACCTTGGCTGAGAACAAGGCCAACCGGACTGGCGAGCCTCTCGATGATGTGATCTTTCCTGAGGGTAAGGAGTTCAAGCCCGACGGGATGGCAGAGGGCCGCCCCTACTCCGATCTGCGCTGGTCTCGCTTCAAGGATCTCGGCAACCCCCAGGATCTGTACCAACTCGTAGACAAGTATGTGTTCCCATTCCTGCAGGCCCGGGCTGCCAACAGCTCGCATGCCCGGCACATGGCCGGAGCTCGCCTGACCATTCCCACTCCGGCCCTGCTCCAAAAGGCAGTCGACGGGCTCGATGCGGTCCCCATGGCAGACCGCGACACCAAGGGCGATGTCTACGAGTACATGCTGTCCAAGATCGCCTCAGCCGGACAGAACGGGCAGTTCCGTACGCCCCGTCACATCATCCGATTGATGGTGGAGATGACGGCGCCGACTGTTACCGATTCGATCTGCGACCCAGCGTGTGGCACCTGTGGGTTCCTGGTCGCAGCGCGTGAATACATCGAGCGCACTGACCCGTCTGCCCTGACCGATCCCGAGAAGTCGAAGCACTTTCACAACGGGATGTTCCACGGGTACGACTTCGACAACACGATGCTGCGAATCGGGTCGATGAACATGCAACTCCACGGCGTCCAGAACCCGAAGGTCGAGTATCGGGACTCCCTGGCCGAGGATCACGCCGGCGATATCGAGGCGTATTCGCTGGTATTGGCTAACCCACCTTTTGCCGGGTCGCTCGACTACGAGAGCACTGCCAAGGATCTGCTCCAGGTGGTTAAGACCAAGAAGACCGAGCTGCTGTTTCTGGCGCTGTGCCTGCGCCTCCTCAAGCCGGGCGGACGGGCAGCGATCATCGTCCCCGACGGCGTGCTCTTCGGCTCGACCAAGGCCCACAAGGAGCTGCGTCGCATCCTGGTCGAGGACCAGAAACTCGACGGCATCGTTTCGCTTCCATCGGGCGTGTTCAAGCCGTATGCCGGGGTCTCCACCGCCATCCTGTTGTTCACCAAGACCGACTCAGGCGGCACCGACCATGTGTGGTTCTACGACCTCCAAGCCGACGGATACAGCCTTGACGACAAGCGCACCCCGCTGCTCCCGGAAGGCAAGCTCGGCGCCGTACCCGACGTGCCGCTGACCAAGGACGAGCACGCCCGCAACAACCTTCCCGATGCCCTCGCCCGATGGTTTGACCGCGACGAGTCGGAACGCGCCCGGGCACGCACCGACCAGTCATTCTGCGTCCCCAAGACCGACATCGTGGCCAACGACTACGACCTGAGCATCAACCGCTACAAGGAGATCGTGTACGACGGGATCGACTATCCGGCGCCGGTAGAGATCCTCGATGACTTGGCCGCGCTGGAAGGGGACATCAAAGAGGGACTTGACGAGCTCAGGGCGATGCTCGGATGA